A genome region from Pseudanabaena sp. Chao 1811 includes the following:
- a CDS encoding phytochelatin synthase family protein — protein sequence MKIAVRIAIQTLVLGLACADTLFAQTLKLPPNLIPFNSIEGEKLLINSQFRNDYFPLSIHFVTQKNQAYCGVASMVMVLNALNITAPEAPEYPSFHTFTQDNFFDNEKTSKISSAKVISRRGMNLEKLGKLLESYDVKAKVYHAVDIDISQFRRLITDNLKQPNNFVIVNYLRKSIGQEQGGHISPIAAYDQSTDRFLILDVSRYKYPPVWVKAEELWQAISTIDFDGGKTRGFVLISQ from the coding sequence ATGAAAATTGCTGTAAGGATTGCAATTCAAACTTTGGTACTGGGTTTAGCCTGTGCAGATACCCTATTCGCTCAAACCCTTAAATTACCTCCAAATCTAATTCCTTTTAACTCTATAGAAGGGGAAAAGCTATTAATTAATAGTCAGTTTAGAAATGACTATTTCCCATTAAGTATTCATTTTGTGACTCAGAAAAATCAAGCTTATTGTGGGGTTGCTAGTATGGTAATGGTGCTAAATGCTTTAAATATTACTGCGCCTGAAGCCCCTGAATATCCCAGTTTTCATACCTTTACTCAAGACAATTTTTTTGACAATGAGAAAACGAGTAAGATTTCTTCTGCCAAAGTCATTTCTAGGCGAGGGATGAACCTAGAGAAGTTAGGTAAATTATTGGAAAGCTATGATGTTAAGGCAAAGGTTTATCATGCTGTGGACATTGACATATCACAATTTCGCCGATTAATTACTGACAATTTAAAACAACCAAATAACTTTGTCATTGTTAACTATTTACGAAAATCTATTGGTCAAGAACAAGGAGGACATATCTCACCGATCGCTGCTTACGACCAATCCACAGATCGATTTCTAATTCTTGATGTTTCCCGTTATAAATATCCGCCAGTTTGGGTAAAAGCGGAAGAATTATGGCAAGCAATTTCTACTATCGATTTTGATGGTGGCAAGACACGCGGTTTTGTCTTAATCAGTCAATAA